Below is a genomic region from Citrobacter tructae.
CGTGGTAGTGCCACTTGCGCTACGCTGCATGGTGCTCTGTTTAGCCACAGATTCACCAAATCCACCGCGGGTTACGGTAGAAGTGGTGGCTGGTTTCGGCGCCATGGCGGTTTTCGGCACGGTCATTGTACGGCCCGGCGTCGCTGCGCCGTAGTTTTTACCGCCTGCATCCGTGTATTTGCCGTATGCCGGGCTGGCCGGGTTTTTCGAGCTGAACAGAGGCTGCTGAGCACCCATGCCACCGCCCATCATGCGGCCCATCATATAGCCTGCCATCAGTGGCATCCAGAAGCTGCCGCTGCTTTGATTCTGTGCCTGAGCCTGGCCTTCACCGGTCGGTGCCATACCCGCCTGTGCAGGTGCTTGCTGGCACTGGCCTTCGCCGAATTCAGCGATACAGTCTTCGCGGGTGGCGTATTTCGGCGCTGTGCGTTCAGCTTCTTTCAGCGCATTGTTGAATGCAGTCGTACATTCGGCGCTTTTACCCGGATTTGCCGTCGAGCAGTCATCCGCATTTTGGTAAAGCGATACCGTTTCGTCGCTCTGTTCACAGCCCGCCAGCATAATAACGGCGGTGACTGCCAGGGCGACAGGAGTCAGGTGGCGTGCGCTCCAGCTTTTGCGGAACGATGCGTGGTGTATAGATTTTGTCCGTTTCATTTATGTCTTCCAGGACCCAGTGGTAAATACTGCTCAGAATAGAGGATGACTGGTCGAAATTGAAGCGGGAAGAGACGAGAATGCGGAAGAAGGGGCGGATCTTTACGTTGTCTTACGTTCAGACGGGGCCTAAGCCCCGTCATCAGCATCAACATTAGTTACGGAACGGATTGTTGCCGTTGCTGCTGGTTGAACGTGCTGCCGTCGGCTGAGCGACTGCCGCTTCGTTGCTTGCGGTATAGCCGTCCGCTGCAGCGTCTTGCTGTGTGTTTTCCGGTGCGACCGTCTCAGGCGCAGTCGGAATCGGTTTGCCCAGCGTATTGTTCAGCGCCACCAGATCCTGCTCGTTCAGCGTGCCGAGCGCAGACTTGATGTTTAACTGGTTGATAAGATAGGTATAACGCGCATTAGCCAACTGCTGCTTGGCGTTGTACAGCGTGGTGGTGGCATCCAACACATCCACGATGGTACGTGTGCCGACGGAATAACCCGCTTCCATCGCGTCCAAAGAGCTTTGTGCAGAGACAACCGCTTGTTTGTACGCGTTAATGCTACTGATGGAAGCATTAATGTTATTGAAGGATGAACGCACGGTCTGTACCACGCTGCGGTGCGCGCTTTCCAGCTGTTCACTCGCGCCTACAAAGTTGTACTGCGCTTGTTTCACCTGCGAGTTAACCATCCCACCCTGGTACAGCGGCAGCGAGAAGTTCAGACCAATTTTATTCTGGCCCATATTGCTGTCATCATACTGACTACCAGTCGCTCCACGGGTTTTAGAACCGCTGTAGGAGGTATCAGAGACACCGGTCGAGGCGGTTAAATCCAGCGTCGGTAAATGACCGTCCTGCGCCAGACGAATTTGTTCACGGGCTAAATCCTGGCTCAAACGTGCCTGCAATAAGGTCAGGTTGCGGTTTTCGGCTTCTTTCAGCAGCGCATTTACCGCCTGCGGCTTGTTGGTTTTAAAACCATCGACGTTCAGCGAAGCCAGTTCCGGGTAGTAGTTACCGGTCACCTGACGCAGCTGTTCTACCGCGTTATCCAGATTGTTACGTGCGGTAACTTCGTTCGCCAGTACGGTATCGTATTGTGAACGGGCGTTTTGCACGTCAGTGATGGCGACCAGGCCAACGTTAAAACGCTGAGTGGTCTGATCTAACTGACGATACACCGCATCTTTCTGTGCCTGGGTATAAGAGAGCACGTCAATCGCGTTCAGTACGTTAAAATAGGCTGTGGCGGTATTCAGGATCAGCGTTTGCTGATCGGTCTGATAAGTTACGTCCTGGATGCCCGCTGATTTTTCTTGCAGCGTCAGGGCACGCCATTTTGACATATCGAAAAGAGACTGAGTCAATTGCAACGACGCACTGGTGGCGTTGGAGTTAACGCCATTTGCATCACGGTAGCCATTGCTGTAGGTGTAATCGGCACCTAATCCCAGTTGCGGCAGTAATGGGCTACGCGCTTCGTTAATTTTTTCGAATGCAGCATCGCGATCGGCGGCGGATTTACGCAATTCCGGGTTGCTCAGGCGTGCTTGCTGATAAACCTGCATCAGGTTTTCTGCCTGGCTCAAAGTACTGAACCCCGACAGGCTCAGGCCGATAAGGATGGGGAGCAATTTCTTCATTTGCATTCCTTGTTGTGAAGCAGTATTTAGCGCTGATCAAATGGTAAAAATAATTGTTGATTCTAGCAGAATCCGCCACTTCAAAAAGTTGGCGTTACGTGCCATACGGCGTTAATTTGCATCAATTTAACACAAGGGCGCTCAAACAGCAGTCAAACGACCTTGAATTTCACATTTTAATCACTATTGGTATCAGGACAGCACAATGCGTAAACCAGACAACTCGCCAATGACTTTCACTAAAAATGATGTAGAAATTATTGCACGAGAAACGCTATACCGCGGTTTTTTTTCACTGGATCTTTACCGGTTCCGCCACCGCTTATTTAACGGTGGGATGAGCGATGAAGTGACGCGCGAAATTTTTGAGCGCGGACATGCGGCGGTCTTGCTACCCTTTGACCCTGAGCGGGATGAAGTTGTGCTGGTTGAGCAAATCCGCATTGCGGCATTTGATACCAGCGAAAGCCCGTGGCTGCTGGAAATGGTCGCTGGGATGATCGAAGAAGGCGAGACCGTTGAGGACGTTGCCCGCCGCGAAGCGATGGAAGAAGCCGGATTGGATGTTAAACGTACCAAACCAGTTCTGAGCTATCTGGCAAGCCCCGGCGGCACTAGTGAGCGCCTGTCCATCTTGGTAGGCGAAGTGGACGCCACGACCGCAAGCGGGATCCACGGTCTGGTGGATGAAAACGAAGACATTCGCGTTCATGTGGTTAGCCGGGAACAGGCTTATCAGTGGGTGGAAGAGGGAAAAATCGACAACGCGGCTTCTGTCATTGCCCTGCAATGGTTGCAACTGCACTATCAAGAGTTAAAAACTGAGTGGAAAAAATGAAGCGTTACACACCTGACTTCCCTGAAATGATGCGCCTGTGCGAAACCAACTTTTCGCAACTGCGCCGCCTGTTGCCGCGTAATGACGCCGCCGGTGAAACAGTGAGCTATCAGGTGGCAAACGCACAATATCGGTTAACGATTGTTGAATCGACCCGATACACTACGCTGGTTGCGATCGAACAGACGGCGCCTGCTGTCACTTACTGGAGCCTGCCATCGCTTACCGTACGCCTGTATCATGATGCGAGGGTGGCTGAAGTGTGTTCAAGTCAGCAGATCTTTCGCTTCAAAGCGCGGTATGATTATCCAAATAAAAAGTTGCATCAACGCGACGAAAAGCATCAAATTAATCAGTTTCTAGCCGACTGGTTACGGTACTGTTTAGCACATGGAGCGATGGCGATTCCGGTTTATTAGCGTCGTGAAACCTAAGGACACCATTTGGAAAGCCTGTTAACCCTTCCTTTGGCTGGTGAGGCCAGAGTCAGGATCTTACAAATTACAGACACTCACCTGTTTGCCGAAAAGCATGAAACGCTGCTGGGTGTAAACACCTGGGATAGCTATCAGTCCGTACTGGACGCCATACATGCTGAGTCGCCCGACTACGATCTGATCGTGGCGACTGGAGATCTGGCGCAGGATCAATCCGCTGCGGCTTATCAGCATTTTGCTGAGGGCATCGCAAGCTTTCGTGCGCCTTGCGTCTGGCTGCCCGGTAATCACGATTTTCAACCTGCAATGTACAGTGCCCTTCAGGACGCCGGAATTTCTCCTGCTAAACGCGTCTTTATTGGCGAACAGTGGCAAATTCTGCTGCTGGATAGCCAGGTTTTTGGCGTTCCCCACGGAGAATTAAGCGAATTCCAGCTTGAATGGCTGGAGCGTAAACTTGCCGATGCGCCTGAGCGCAATACCTTGCTGCTTTTGCATCACCATCCACTGCCTGCGGGATGCAGCTGGCTCGATCAGCACAGCTTGCGCAATGCCGCTGAGCTGGACAACGTGTTGGTGAACTACCCGCGCGTGAAGTATCTGCTGTGTGGGCATATTCATCAGGAGCTGGATCTTGACTGGAACGGTCGCCGCCTGCTGGCGACGCCGTCGACATGCGTGCAGTTCAAACCGCATTGCGCCAACTTTACGTTAGATACCATTAGCCCCGGCTGGCGTACGCTGGAGCTTTTTGCTGATGGTACGCTGCACACTCAGGTGTGCCGTCTGCCGGGAAATCGGTTCCACCCTGATACCGCTTCAGAAGGCTACTGATGTCTACGCTCCTCTATCTACACGGATTTAACAGCTCCCCTCGCTCAGCGAAGGCATGCCAGCTGAAAAACTGGCTGGCTGAGCACCACCCGCACGTTGAGATGATTGTACCGCAGTTGCCTCCGTATCCTGCCCAGGCGGCGGAGATGCTGGAATCGATAGTCCTCGAGCATGGCGGAGAGTCGCTGGGGATCGTGGGGTCTTCTTTGGGTGGTTATTACGCCACTTGGCTGTCGCAATGTTTTATGTTGCCTGCGGTGGTGGTGAATCCTGCTGTGCGGCCATACGAACTGTTGGTTGACTACCTCGGCCAAAACGAGAACCCCTACACGGGGCAGCAATATGTGCTAGAGTCTCGCCATATTTACGATCTTAAAGTCATGCAGATTGACCCGCTGGAAGCGCCGGATTTGCTCTGGTTGCTGCAACAAACGGGTGATGAAGTGTTGGACTACCGCCAGGCGGTGGCGTATTACGCCTCCTGCCGTCAAACAGTTATTGAGGGCGGAAACCACGCATTCACGGGCTTCGAAGATTATTTCAACCAGATTGTCGATTTCCTTGGACTGCACAGTTTCTGACGATCAATTCGAATTGCTAATTTAAACCATGACGCAAACTTATAACGCTGATGCCATTGAGGTACTCACTGGGCTTGAGCCGGTTCGCCGCCGCCCGGGGATGTACACAGATACGACTCGCCCAAACCATATGGGCCAGGAAGTTATTGATAACAGCGTGGACGAAGCGCTGGCCGGGCACGCGAAACGTGTCGAGGTGATCCTCCATGCCGATCAATCACTGGAAGTCATTGATGACGGACGTGGTATGCCCGTCGATATCCATCCGGAAGAGGGCGTACCGGCTATTGAGCTGATCCTTTGTCGTTTGCACGCTGGGGGGAAGTTTTCTAACAAAAACTACCAGTTTTCCGGCGGTCTGCACGGCGTGGGGATTTCCGTGGTTAACGCCCTGTCAAAGCGTGTTGAAGTGGCTGTTCGTCGCGATGGCCAGATCCACAGTATCGCCTTTGAACACGGTGAAAAGGTCGAAGACCTGCACGTTTCCGGCACCTGCGGTAAACGCAACACCGGGACCAGCGTACACTTCTGGCCGGATGAAAGCTTCTTCGACAGCCCGCGTTTCTCCGCTTCTCGCCTGAGTCATCTGCTGAAAGCCAAAGCGGTACTCTGTCCGGGTGTTGAAATCATCTTTAAGGATAAGGTCAACGATACCGAACAGACCTGGCGCTACGCCGATGGCCTGACAGATTACCTGAGCGAAGCGGTGAACGGTCTGCCGTTACTGCCGGAAAAACCGTTTGTGGGGACTTTCTCCGGTGATACGGAGGCGGTGGATTGGGCGCTGCTGTGGCTGCCGGAAGGCGGTGAGCTGCTGACCGAAAGCTACGTTAACCTGATCCCGACCATGCAGGGCGGTACGCATGTCAACGGCCTGCGTCAGGGCCTGCTGGATGCGATGCGTGAGTTCTGCGAATACCGCAATATCTTGCCGCGCGGCGTGAAGTTGTCTGCTGAAGATATCTGGGATCGTTGCGCGTACGTTTTGTCCGTGAAGATGCAGGATCCGCAGTTTGCCGGCCAAACTAAAGAGCGTCTGTCTTCGCGTCAGTGTGCGGCGTTTGTTTCTGGCGTGGTGAAAGATGCCTTCAGCCTGTGGCTGAACCAGAACGTGCAATCAGCAGAGCTGCTGGCTGAGATGGCGATTTCCAGCGCGCAGCGTCGTCTGCGTGCGGCGAAAAAAGTGGTGCGTAAAAAACTGACCAGCGGTCCGGCGCTGCCGGGTAAACTGGCGGACTGCACCGCGCAGGATCTTAACCGCACCGAACTGTTCCTGGTGGAAGGTGACTCGGCGGGCGGATCGGCCAAGCAGGCGCGCGATCGTGAGTATCAGGCGATCATGCCGCTGAAAGGTAAGATCCTTAACACCTGGGAAGTCTCTTCTGATGAAGTGCTGGCCTCTCAGGAAGTCCACGATATTTCGGTGGCGATCGGCATTGATCCTGATAGCGACGATCTAAGCCAACTTCGTTACGGCAAGATCTGTATTCTGGCGGATGCGGACTCCGATGGTCTGCACATCGCCACGCTGCTGTGTGCGCTGTTTGTGAAGCACTTCCGCACGCTGGTGAAACACGGACACGTCTACGTGGCTCTGCCGCCGTTGTACCGTATCGACCTCGGCAAAGAGGTATATTACGCGCTAACGGAAGAAGAGAAAGCGGGCGTACTGGAACAGTTGAAGCGCAAGAAGGGCAAACCTAACGTACAGCGCTTTAAAGGTCTGGGTGAAATGAACCCGATGCAGCTGCGCGAAACCACGCTGGATCCGAACACCCGTCGCCTGGTGCAGCTCATCATTGATGATGAAGACGATCAGCGTACCAACGCCATGATGGATATGCTGCTGGCGAAGAAGCGCTCTGAAGATCGCCGTAACTGGTTGCAAGAGAAAGGCGACCTGGCAGATCTCGAAGGGTAATTGGTGGTGGATTGCCGGATGGTGGCGTAAACGCTTCATCCGGCAAATCGACAACCTTAAATGCCTGACTCCAGAATACGAATGCTCATGTCCAGCACATCACCTTTTACGGCTTCGCTGTAAGCTTTCATATGCGGGGTTTGCAAATGCGCTTCAAGATGCGCAATGCTTTCCCACTGTTCAATCATCACGATTGAATCCGGCGCTGTGGTCTGAAAACTCACACCTGCGGCATGATCGACCATCGGCGCATAGCCGTGGCAGCCTTCTTCCTTCAGGACGGTTGGAACGATTTTAGCAAACTGATCCAGGACCGCCTGGCGGTGATGTTGACCTGGACGTGTACGGATTTCTGCAATAACGGTAAGCATGGTTAACTCCTTCTAATTCCAGGTAACCAGTTAACCAAAAATCTCGGTCAGATGCTTGCGATATTCTGCGATATAACGCGGGACATCCGGCATTTTAATCACGTCATTGGTGATAAAGGTCGGCAGCGCTTCCATACCCAAAAACTGGTTTGCTTTATGGAACGGCAGATAAACGCCATCAACACCGACGCCGTGGAAGAACTGATCTTTATCAGTAAAGGCTTCCATCGGTGCGTTCCAGGTCAGCGACAGCATGTATTTTTTGCCCTGAATTAACCCGCCGGAACCGTATTTTTTAGTGGCATCTGAACGTGTGCGGCCATCGCTGGCATACAGCGTACCGTGCCCTGCGGTGAACACATCATCGATGTATTTTTTCACCGTCCACGGCGCGCCCATCCACCAACCCGGCATTTGCCAGATAACCGTATCAGCCCAGACAAAGTTCTGCACTTCTGCTTGTACGTCATAATCGCTGTCTGCGCGTACGACTTTAACATCATGCCCGAGGTCGCGCAGGATACCGTCCGCGACCTCGGTCAGGGTGTCATTCAGTTGACCATTGGAATGACCGAATTTTTTTGCACCATTAATAATCAGAATGTTGCTCATGTTGTGCCCTCAAAGAATAACGTTTGAGGGCGATTTTACGCTGATGATCGGTGCGGTGAAATTAGCAAAATGTGCAAAGTCTTTTGCTGATAGCGCAACAATTCGTCGCTACCAGCTGATTTTGGCTTCAAATCCGCCTTCCGTAGCGTTGGTGAATGACACGGACATGCCGTGTAAGGTCGCAATACGTCGGACGATAGACAGGCCCAGCCCACTACCGGTTGCGTGTTGTCCCGGTGGGCGATAGAAGCGTTCACCAATGTGCTCAAGAACCTCTGACGCCACGCCCGGGCCGTTATCTTTGACGCTGAAATCTCGGTTGTTGAGCGTGACTTCCACGACGCTACCCTGCGGACTGTAGCGGATCGCATTATCCAGCAGATTGCGAACCATCAAGCTGAGCAACAGGGGTTGACCGGTGCGTTTAATATCGTGGGCGTTAATCTGCAGGCGCACGTCGATGTGTGCCTGCTGCGCCGGGTGGTAGATATCCATGACGGCGGATTGCAGTAGCTCTTCGAGTGAGATATTGGCGACATCCTGAAGATTGTTCAGTGAGTCGAGACGCGAAAGCGTCAGTAACTGATCGACCAGGCGCGTGGCACGGTCAATTCCCGTCTGCATCTGCATTAACGCTTTTTGTCGTGCCTGCGGATCATCGTCGGACAGTTGCGCGACTTCGGTCTGTACCTTCAGTGCAGTCAATGGACTACGCAGTTCGTGAGCGGCATCAGAGGTAAAGCGCCGCTCGCGTACCATGGTGGTATGAATACGTGTAAAAAGTTGATTGAGCGACTCAACCAACGGACGAACCTCGCCAGGAATACCTTTTAGGCTCAGCGGCTCTTCAGATTCCGGATCCCGCAAACGCAAAGCCTGCGCCAGCTTTTTCAGCGGTTTAAGTTCAAGGCTTAACAGTACAATCAGGATCAGCAGCATCAGAGGTAGGGCGACCAGCCACGGCACCAATTGAGCCGTCACGATCGCCAGAGCCATATCTTCGCGGTATTCCCACTCTTGACCGACCACGACCCGGTACTTTTTATCCGCTGAAGTCAGCCAGATAAAGCGCCATTTGTCGTTATCGCCGTTCAGATAGCCGTCGTCAAACCCTTCCCGACGATAGCTATAGGGGATGTACTGACCATTGTCACCGTCATGAAGGACCATTTTTCCGTCCGGCGTGTAGACTGCAAAGGTCAGCACATCGTCGTCAATATGGCCATGTTTGAACTTTTTTGGTGTCTGGGCAATGCGCTCAGAGGCTTTTAGTTCATCAAGATCCAGCGTGACCAGCCGTTTGGCAAATAGCATCAACTGCGTGTCAAACATCTCGTCCACGTTATCAGTGGTTTGTTTCCAGGCGACAAAACTGGAGATCAGCCAGGTTACTAAAACCAAAATGATGAAGATAAGCGTTAGCCTGACGCGCAGGCTGAGGCGTTGTGTGAGTTTCATGCATCACCCAGGGTGTAACCAATACCATGCACAGTACGGATAAAATCACTGCCGAGCTTACGGCGTAAGTGATGGACGTGCACCTCAACCGCATTACTGGAGACGTTTTCATCCCAGTTATACAGTTTTTCTTCAATGTGTTTGCGGGGCAATACGCGCCCTTTATTGCGCATTAGTAGTTCCAGCAGCGCGAACTCTTTTGGCTTGAGCGACAACGGCTCGCCCGCGAGCGTGGCGACCAGCGCGCCGGGATTAAGCGTTACCTGACCGTGGCGCAGCTCGCTGGTGGCCTGGCCGCTGGCGCGGCGTACCAGCGCTTCCAGTCGGGCGGCAACTTCAATTAACGCAAAAGGTTTACACAGATAGTCATCCGCGCCGAGGCGCAGACCTTCCACTCGTTCGGCCAGCGCATCGCGCGCGGTTAAAATCAGCACTGGCTCCTGTTTTCCTTTTGTGCGCCATTCGCGCAGGATATCGCGCCCGTCGATGCCCGGCAGCGTCAGGTCGAGGATCACCGCATCATAAGGTGCACTGTAAAGCGCCTCTTTACCCTGGCGACCTTCGGTAAACCAGTCGACGCTGAAACCCATTTTACTCAGACCCGTTTTCAGGCCGTCGCCAATCAACGCGTCATCTTCTACCAGTAAAATACGCATATTTTCTTCCCTGCGCTCACTCTGTTGCCTGTCAGTAAACCTTGTGGCAACCGGAGATGTACAGCAAAAAAGAATCTTTTTTTGCCTTAAGAAGTTGTTAAGGATTAACTTATTAAATAGTCGTGAAACAACATGATAAGGGAGACATGAAGATGAAAAAATTAGCTGCAATGGTTGCCGTGATGGCATTGTGTTCCGCACCTGTTCTGGCAGCGCAGCAGGGCGGCTTCTCTGGCCCGACGGCGACGCAAAGCCAAACGGGTGGATTTATTGGCCCGAACGGCAGCAGCACGACGGTAGAAAGTGCAAAATCGCTGCGTGATGATACTTGGGTAACTCTGCGCGGGAACATCGTCGAGCGTATTTCCGACGATCTGTACCTGTTTAAAGATGCGACTGGCACGGTGAACGTGGATATTGACCACAAACGCTGGAACGGTGTGACCGTTGGCCCGCAGGATGTGGTTGAAATCCAGGGTGAAGTGGATAAAGACTGGAACTCCGTAGAAATTGATGTGAAACAGATTACCAAAGTTGCTAAATAATCCTCATCAGGGCCGCACTCGTGGCCCTTTCCTTTATTCCTAAATGTGATGTAAATCAGCCTGTAAACACCAGTAACATGTAAAGTGGCGGAGTCATTTTTACTCACAGAGATATCATGAAAACGCGTCCATTATTATGGCTGGTCAGCCTGATGTGCAGTCCCTCTCTTTTTGCCGCAACGATCCCTGACGGAACGTCACTCGCTGCACAACAAATTTTCCGCTACAACAACCACAGCGATCCGGGCACTCTTGATCCGCAAAAAGTGGAAGAAAATACCGCCGCGCAAATAGTACTCGATCTTTTCGAAGGCCTGGTCTGGATGGATGGCGAGGGGAAAGTGCAGCCCGCTCAGGCCGAGAGTTGGGACGTTTTAGAGGAGGGGAAACGCTATATTTTCCACCTGCGCAAAGGTCTGCAATGGTCAGACGGTGTCGCGCTGACGGCGCAGGATTTTGTGGCGGGCTGGCAGCGAGCGGTTGACCCACATACCCTCAGCCCATTTGCCGGATACCTGGCGGCGGCGCATATTAAAAATGCGCAGGCGATTGTTGACGGTAAATCGCCTGTCAGCACGCTGGGTGTGAGGGCGGTGGACGATCAGACGCTTGAGGTTTCACTTGAACAAGCGGTGCCGTGGTTTACCACCATGCTGGCATGGCCCACGTTATTCCCCGTGCCGCAGCATACCATTTCGCAATATGGCGATGCGTGGAGCAAGCCTGAGCACCTGGTTTCCAATGGCGCATTTGTGCTGGACAAATGGGTAGTGAACGAGAAAATCGTGGCGCGTAAAAATCCGCGCTATCGTGATGCGCAGCATACCGTTTTACAGCAGGTAGAATATCTGGCCCTGGATAACGCCGTCACGGGATATAACCGTTATCGTGCTGGCGAGGTTGATCTCACCTGGGTTCCAACTCAGCAAATTCCGGCGATAGAGAAAAATCTGCCGGGTGAGCTACGGGTGATCCCCCGTCTGAACAGCGAGTATTACAACTTCAATACCCGCAAAGCCCCGTTTAACGATGTCCGGGTGCGTCGGGCACTGTACTTAACCGCCGACCGACAACTCATAGCTGAGAAAGTGCTCGGGCTTCGCACCCCCGCGACGACGCTAACGCCGCCGCAGGTTGCCGGTTTTAAACCGCCGGTGCTAAGCGATCTCCAGGCTCCGATGAGTGAGAGGATTGCTGAGGCGAAAGCATTGTTGAAACAGGCCGGGTTTGACGAGCAGCATCCTCTGACGTTTGAGCTGTTTTACAATAAGTACGATCTACATGAGAAAACGGCCATTGCTTTATCCTCTGAGTGGAAAAAATGGCTTGGCGCGGATGTTAAGCTGCGCACTATGGAGTGGAAAACGTACCTGGATGCAAGGCGCGAAGGGGATTTCATGTTGTCTCGCCAGTCGTGGGATGCGACATACAATGAGGCGTCAACGTTTTTGAACACATTGCAGTCTGGGAATGCAGAGAATGTTGGACAGTGGCACGACGCGCAGTATGACGCGCTGCTGAAACAGGCTGCCCGCACGCCCGACGCCGCACAGCGCAACCAGCTGTACGCACAGGCGGAAGAGATGATTAATCAGCAAGCTCCCGTTATTCCCATCTACTACCAGCCGTTGATTAAATTGCTCAAACCCTATGTGGGCGGTTTTCCGGTGCAAAATCCACAGGACTATGTGTACAGCAAAGAACTCTATATCCGGGCGCATTAAGAACCGGGGAGTGAGGTGATTTTCGCCGCTGCTTATCCGTGGCGGCAAAACCACTGAACTTTGTGACTCAACTCGCCAGATAGGGTAGTATCTGCGGCAATATTGCCTGACGAATACCGGGTATTGTTCGGGCTAACAGTTGAGGAACCACGATTAATGAGCGATATGGCAGAGCGCCTTGCGCTGCATGAATTCACGGAAAACGCCTATCTGAACTATTCCATGTACGTCATCATGGACAGGGCGTTGCCGTTTATTGGTGATGGTCTGAAACCCGTTCAGCGTCGCATCGTTTACGCGATGTCCGAACTGGGGCTGAACGCCAGCGCCAAATTTAAAAAATCCGCCCGTACCGTCGGCGACGTGCTGGGTAAATACCACCCGCACGGCGATAGCGCTTGCTATGAAGCCATGGTGCTGATGGCGCAGCCGTTTTCTTACCGTTATCCGCTGGTTGACGGGCAGGGGAACTGGGGGGCACCGGACGACCCGAAATCGTTCGCGGCGATGCGTTATACCGAATCTCGCTTGTCTAAATATGCGGAACTCCTGCTGGGGGAACTCGGTCAGGGAACCTCGGACTGGGTGCCAAACTTCGACGGCACCATGCAGGAGCCGAAGATGCTGCCTGCGCGCCTGCCGAATATTTTGCTGAACGGCACCACGGGTATTGCGGTCGGGATGGCAACAGACATTCCGCCACATAACCTGCGTGAAGTGGCGAAAGCGGCGATTACGCTGATTGAGCAGCCGAAAACGACGCTGGATCAGTTGCTGGATATCGTCCAGGGGCCGGATTACCCGACTGAAGCGGAGATCATTACCCCACGCACGGAAATTCGTAAAATTTACGAAAACGGGCGTGGTTCCGTACGCATGCGTGCGGTATGGACCAAAGAGGACGGCGCGGTGGTGATTTCCGCGCTGCCGCATCAGGTTTCCGGTGCCAAAGTGCTGGAGCAGATTGCCGCCCAGATGCGCAATAAAAAGCTGCCGATGGTAGATGATCTGCGCGACGAGTCGGATCACGAAAACCCGACCCGTCTGGTGATCGTGCCGCGCTCCAACCGTGTGGACATGGAGCAGGTGATGAATCACCTGTTTGCCACTACCGATCTGGAAAAAAGCTACCGCATCAACCTGAACATGATTGGCCTCGACGGTCGTCCGGCGGTGAAAAACCTGCTGGAGATCCTCACCGAATGGTTGGCGTTCCGCCGCGATACCGTGCGTCGTCGCCTGAACTACCGTCTGGAAAAAGTCCTCAAGCGCCTGCACATCCTCGAAGGTTTGCTGGTGGCGTTCCTCAACATTGACGAAGTGATTGAAATCATTCGTCATGAAGATGAACCTAAGCCTGAGTTGATGTCGCGGTTTGGCATTTCTGAAACCCAGGCTGAAGCCATCCTCGAACTGAAATTGCGCCATCTTGCCAAACTGGAAGAGATCAAAATCCGTGGCGAGCAGGACGAACTGGCGAAAGAACGCGATCAGCTGCAGGGCATTCTGGCCTCCGAACGCAAAATGAGTAACTTGCTGAAGAAAGAGCTGCAGGCTGACTCAGATGCGTATGGCGACGATCGCCGTTCTCCGCTGAAAGAGCGTGAAGAAGCCAAGGCGATGAGTGAGCAC
It encodes:
- the parE gene encoding DNA topoisomerase IV subunit B, translated to MTQTYNADAIEVLTGLEPVRRRPGMYTDTTRPNHMGQEVIDNSVDEALAGHAKRVEVILHADQSLEVIDDGRGMPVDIHPEEGVPAIELILCRLHAGGKFSNKNYQFSGGLHGVGISVVNALSKRVEVAVRRDGQIHSIAFEHGEKVEDLHVSGTCGKRNTGTSVHFWPDESFFDSPRFSASRLSHLLKAKAVLCPGVEIIFKDKVNDTEQTWRYADGLTDYLSEAVNGLPLLPEKPFVGTFSGDTEAVDWALLWLPEGGELLTESYVNLIPTMQGGTHVNGLRQGLLDAMREFCEYRNILPRGVKLSAEDIWDRCAYVLSVKMQDPQFAGQTKERLSSRQCAAFVSGVVKDAFSLWLNQNVQSAELLAEMAISSAQRRLRAAKKVVRKKLTSGPALPGKLADCTAQDLNRTELFLVEGDSAGGSAKQARDREYQAIMPLKGKILNTWEVSSDEVLASQEVHDISVAIGIDPDSDDLSQLRYGKICILADADSDGLHIATLLCALFVKHFRTLVKHGHVYVALPPLYRIDLGKEVYYALTEEEKAGVLEQLKRKKGKPNVQRFKGLGEMNPMQLRETTLDPNTRRLVQLIIDDEDDQRTNAMMDMLLAKKRSEDRRNWLQEKGDLADLEG
- a CDS encoding YgiW/YdeI family stress tolerance OB fold protein, which translates into the protein MKKLAAMVAVMALCSAPVLAAQQGGFSGPTATQSQTGGFIGPNGSSTTVESAKSLRDDTWVTLRGNIVERISDDLYLFKDATGTVNVDIDHKRWNGVTVGPQDVVEIQGEVDKDWNSVEIDVKQITKVAK
- a CDS encoding putative quinol monooxygenase, giving the protein MLTVIAEIRTRPGQHHRQAVLDQFAKIVPTVLKEEGCHGYAPMVDHAAGVSFQTTAPDSIVMIEQWESIAHLEAHLQTPHMKAYSEAVKGDVLDMSIRILESGI
- the qseC gene encoding quorum sensing histidine kinase QseC produces the protein MKLTQRLSLRVRLTLIFIILVLVTWLISSFVAWKQTTDNVDEMFDTQLMLFAKRLVTLDLDELKASERIAQTPKKFKHGHIDDDVLTFAVYTPDGKMVLHDGDNGQYIPYSYRREGFDDGYLNGDNDKWRFIWLTSADKKYRVVVGQEWEYREDMALAIVTAQLVPWLVALPLMLLILIVLLSLELKPLKKLAQALRLRDPESEEPLSLKGIPGEVRPLVESLNQLFTRIHTTMVRERRFTSDAAHELRSPLTALKVQTEVAQLSDDDPQARQKALMQMQTGIDRATRLVDQLLTLSRLDSLNNLQDVANISLEELLQSAVMDIYHPAQQAHIDVRLQINAHDIKRTGQPLLLSLMVRNLLDNAIRYSPQGSVVEVTLNNRDFSVKDNGPGVASEVLEHIGERFYRPPGQHATGSGLGLSIVRRIATLHGMSVSFTNATEGGFEAKISW
- the qseB gene encoding quorum sensing response regulator transcription factor QseB produces the protein MRILLVEDDALIGDGLKTGLSKMGFSVDWFTEGRQGKEALYSAPYDAVILDLTLPGIDGRDILREWRTKGKQEPVLILTARDALAERVEGLRLGADDYLCKPFALIEVAARLEALVRRASGQATSELRHGQVTLNPGALVATLAGEPLSLKPKEFALLELLMRNKGRVLPRKHIEEKLYNWDENVSSNAVEVHVHHLRRKLGSDFIRTVHGIGYTLGDA
- a CDS encoding NAD(P)H-dependent oxidoreductase; amino-acid sequence: MSNILIINGAKKFGHSNGQLNDTLTEVADGILRDLGHDVKVVRADSDYDVQAEVQNFVWADTVIWQMPGWWMGAPWTVKKYIDDVFTAGHGTLYASDGRTRSDATKKYGSGGLIQGKKYMLSLTWNAPMEAFTDKDQFFHGVGVDGVYLPFHKANQFLGMEALPTFITNDVIKMPDVPRYIAEYRKHLTEIFG